The following proteins come from a genomic window of Methanofollis sp.:
- the uvsE gene encoding UV DNA damage repair endonuclease UvsE, with translation VTSDLVPFASHPVNALDWPAIFAEEFAGIGAFVRGRGMRISLHPDQFTLLTSPDAGVGERSVAELAYHAAVLDAMGLDTTAKVQIHLGGAYGDREAAVGRFLDRYRTLPREVRRRLVVENDDRLYTEAECRAVSRECGIPVLFDAFHHECNPSGLDTGAAVAACAATWSERDGVPMVDYSSQEPGGRRGRHARTLDPAHFAAFLAAARPHDPDIMLEIKDKEQSALRALAIVRHAG, from the coding sequence GGGTCACCTCGGACCTCGTCCCCTTCGCCTCCCACCCGGTGAACGCCCTCGACTGGCCGGCGATCTTCGCGGAGGAGTTCGCCGGGATAGGGGCGTTCGTCCGGGGCCGCGGCATGCGCATCTCCCTGCACCCCGACCAGTTCACCCTCCTCACCTCACCCGACGCGGGTGTCGGTGAGAGGAGCGTCGCCGAACTGGCGTACCACGCCGCGGTCCTCGACGCCATGGGCCTGGACACGACGGCAAAGGTCCAGATCCACCTCGGCGGGGCCTACGGCGACAGGGAGGCGGCCGTCGGCCGGTTTCTCGACAGGTACCGCACCCTCCCCCGCGAGGTGAGGCGGCGCCTGGTCGTCGAGAACGACGACCGCCTGTACACCGAGGCGGAGTGCCGCGCCGTCAGCCGCGAGTGCGGCATCCCCGTCCTCTTCGACGCCTTCCACCACGAGTGCAACCCTTCCGGCCTCGACACCGGCGCGGCCGTCGCCGCCTGCGCCGCCACCTGGTCGGAGAGGGACGGCGTCCCGATGGTCGACTACTCCTCCCAGGAACCGGGCGGGCGGCGCGGCCGCCATGCCCGCACCCTCGACCCCGCCCACTTCGCCGCCTTCCTCGCCGCCGCCCGACCCCACGACCCCGACATCATGCTGGAGATCAAGGACAAGGAGCAGAGCGCCCTCCGCGCCCTCGCGATC